A window from Zingiber officinale cultivar Zhangliang chromosome 7A, Zo_v1.1, whole genome shotgun sequence encodes these proteins:
- the LOC122002631 gene encoding BTB/POZ domain-containing protein At5g48800-like isoform X1 has translation MGRRLHACAQCSDSCSLPAPFLLLFVLCSPKFSSYGSKGAGNRKQNQDLQRRCDARATTTTINPFQLMISFFFSKACSMQTPFSSLLPFRSFPCGDESLPPPATPSRLLCFFSAQAKTIFLDVPSDVTIEVAGVRFQLHKFPLVAKSGRIRRILSESIDGDKIQLPGLPGGPETFRLAAKFCYGVHFELTAGNVAELRCASDYLEMTGDYAGDNLATRCEAYLEEVVCKNLEFCVEVLRHCEGLLPLADELGVVSRCADGVAATACAEQIAASFSRLEYSSGRLHVTKKSDPNSGEDWWIQDLSVLRIDLYRRVVEAVKGRGIRPESVGASLVDYAEKAFRKRPARAATGECEGKAVVETIASLLPAEKHAVSVNFLFGLLRSAIFLDCSTTCRLILETRIGSQLESSSLDDLLLLCAHNSGETIFDVDTVHRILLIFSHQEESDDDDDGSNFESDGGHALDKVAKLVDGYLAEIAPDANLKLAKFIAVADTLPAYSRSSHDGLYRAIDIYLKAHDQALSEMEKKRLCKLIDFHKLSPEACAHAAQNERLPVQATVQVLYIEQLRLRSTLCCSPPPEKLGSGAVLVAGGVAGISPRDSYACLRRENKDLKLELARMRIRLSDLEKGHACMKHDVNKKSHSRKLVVAVTKKIRKLNLFTAGSPSSKHEP, from the exons atggGCAGGCGCCTGCATGCATGCGCTCAGTGCTCTGATTCCTGCTCGCTCCCCGCTCCTTTCCTGCTGCTTTTTGTCCTCTGCTCTCCAAAATTCTCCTCCTACGGCTCGAAAGGGGCAGGCAACAGAAAGCAAAATCAAGATTTGCAGCGGCGTTGCGATGCCcgggccaccaccaccaccatcaaTCCATTTCAGCTCATgatcagcttcttcttctccaaggcTTGCAGCATGCAAACCCCCTTTAGCTCCCTGCTGCCGTTCCGGAGCTTTCCCTGTGGAGATGAATCGCTTCCACCACCAGCAACTCCTTCCCGGCTGCTCTGCTTCTTCTCCGCACAAGCAAAGAC GATCTTTTTGGATGTTCCTAGTGACGTTACGATTGAGGTAGCTGGTGTGAGATTTCAGCTTCATAAG TTCCCGCTGGTCGCCAAGAGTGGCAGGATCCGTCGGATCTTGTCGGAATCCATAGACGGCGACAAGATTCAGCTGCCGGGTCTACCCGGCGGTCCCGAGACATTCCGGCTCGCCGCCAAATTCTGCTACGGCGTCCATTTTGAGCTCACGGCAGGCAACGTCGCCGAGCTCCGCTGCGCCTCGGACTACCTCGAGATGACCGGCGACTACGCCGGCGACAACCTCGCGACCCGGTGCGAGGCCTACCTCGAGGAAGTCGTCTGCAAGAACCTCGAGTTCTGCGTCGAAGTGCTGCGCCACTGCGAAGGTTTGCTCCCCCTGGCCGACGAGCTCGGCGTGGTGAGCCGGTGCGCCGACGGCGTCGCCGCCACGGCCTGCGCGGAGCAAATCGCCGCCAGCTTCTCGCGACTGGAGTACAGCTCCGGGAGGCTCCACGTCACCAAGAAGAGCGATCCCAACTCCGGCGAGGACTGGTGGATCCAGGACCTCTCCGTCCTCCGCATCGACCTCTACCGGCGGGTGGTGGAGGCCGTCAAGGGCCGCGGAATCCGCCCGGAGAGTGTCGGAGCTTCGCTCGTGGATTACGCCGAGAAGGCGTTCCGCAAAAGGCCCGCCAGAGCCGCAACCGGAGAATGCGAAGGGAAGGCGGTGGTAGAAACGATCGCCAGCCTTCTTCCGGCGGAAAAGCACGCCGTCTCCGTCAATTTCCTCTTCGGCCTCCTTCGCTCCGCCATCTTTCTCGACTGCTCGACGACCTGCAGGCTAATTCTCGAGACAAGAATCGGATCTCAGCTCGAATCGTCTTCCCTCGACGATCTCCTCCTGCTCTGCGCTCACAATTCCGGCGAAACAATCTTCGACGTCGACACCGTGCACAGAATCCTTCTGATCTTTTCTCATCAAGAGGAGAGCGACGACGATGACGACGGATCTAATTTCGAATCGGACGGCGGTCACGCGCTGGACAAAGTGGCCAAACTGGTCGACGGCTACCTCGCAGAGATCGCTCCAGACGCCAACCTCAAGCTCGCAAAGTTCATCGCCGTGGCGGACACTCTGCCTGCCTACTCTCGATCATCGCACGACGGATTGTACCGCGCCATCGACATCTACCTCAAA GCGCACGATCAGGCGCTGTCGGAAATGGAGAAGAAGCGGCTCTGCAAGCTGATTGACTTCCACAAGCTCTCGCCGGAAGCCTGCGCCCACGCCGCACAGAACGAGAGGCTCCCCGTGCAAGCGACCGTGCAGGTGCTCTACATCGAGCAGCTGAGACTCCGAAGCACCCTGTGCTGCTCCCCGCCGCCGGAGAAGCTCGGCAGCGGAGCGGTGCTCGTCGCGGGGGGAGTCGCCGGGATCTCCCCCCGCGACAGCTACGCGTGCCTGAGGAGGGAGAACAAGGACCTGAAGCTCGAGCTGGCGAGGATGAGGATCCGGCTGAGCGACCTCGAGAAGGGCCATGCTTGCATGAAGCATGACGTGAACAAGAAATCCCACTCGCGCAAGCTCGTAGTTGCAGTGACGAAGAAGATTCGAAAACTGAACTTGTTTACCGCCGGCAGTCCTTCGAGTAAACATGAACCATAA
- the LOC122002631 gene encoding BTB/POZ domain-containing protein At5g48800-like isoform X2, giving the protein MNRFHHQQLLPGCSASSPHKQRRDDWIFLDVPSDVTIEVAGVRFQLHKFPLVAKSGRIRRILSESIDGDKIQLPGLPGGPETFRLAAKFCYGVHFELTAGNVAELRCASDYLEMTGDYAGDNLATRCEAYLEEVVCKNLEFCVEVLRHCEGLLPLADELGVVSRCADGVAATACAEQIAASFSRLEYSSGRLHVTKKSDPNSGEDWWIQDLSVLRIDLYRRVVEAVKGRGIRPESVGASLVDYAEKAFRKRPARAATGECEGKAVVETIASLLPAEKHAVSVNFLFGLLRSAIFLDCSTTCRLILETRIGSQLESSSLDDLLLLCAHNSGETIFDVDTVHRILLIFSHQEESDDDDDGSNFESDGGHALDKVAKLVDGYLAEIAPDANLKLAKFIAVADTLPAYSRSSHDGLYRAIDIYLKAHDQALSEMEKKRLCKLIDFHKLSPEACAHAAQNERLPVQATVQVLYIEQLRLRSTLCCSPPPEKLGSGAVLVAGGVAGISPRDSYACLRRENKDLKLELARMRIRLSDLEKGHACMKHDVNKKSHSRKLVVAVTKKIRKLNLFTAGSPSSKHEP; this is encoded by the exons ATGAATCGCTTCCACCACCAGCAACTCCTTCCCGGCTGCTCTGCTTCTTCTCCGCACAAGCAAAGACGTGATGACTG GATCTTTTTGGATGTTCCTAGTGACGTTACGATTGAGGTAGCTGGTGTGAGATTTCAGCTTCATAAG TTCCCGCTGGTCGCCAAGAGTGGCAGGATCCGTCGGATCTTGTCGGAATCCATAGACGGCGACAAGATTCAGCTGCCGGGTCTACCCGGCGGTCCCGAGACATTCCGGCTCGCCGCCAAATTCTGCTACGGCGTCCATTTTGAGCTCACGGCAGGCAACGTCGCCGAGCTCCGCTGCGCCTCGGACTACCTCGAGATGACCGGCGACTACGCCGGCGACAACCTCGCGACCCGGTGCGAGGCCTACCTCGAGGAAGTCGTCTGCAAGAACCTCGAGTTCTGCGTCGAAGTGCTGCGCCACTGCGAAGGTTTGCTCCCCCTGGCCGACGAGCTCGGCGTGGTGAGCCGGTGCGCCGACGGCGTCGCCGCCACGGCCTGCGCGGAGCAAATCGCCGCCAGCTTCTCGCGACTGGAGTACAGCTCCGGGAGGCTCCACGTCACCAAGAAGAGCGATCCCAACTCCGGCGAGGACTGGTGGATCCAGGACCTCTCCGTCCTCCGCATCGACCTCTACCGGCGGGTGGTGGAGGCCGTCAAGGGCCGCGGAATCCGCCCGGAGAGTGTCGGAGCTTCGCTCGTGGATTACGCCGAGAAGGCGTTCCGCAAAAGGCCCGCCAGAGCCGCAACCGGAGAATGCGAAGGGAAGGCGGTGGTAGAAACGATCGCCAGCCTTCTTCCGGCGGAAAAGCACGCCGTCTCCGTCAATTTCCTCTTCGGCCTCCTTCGCTCCGCCATCTTTCTCGACTGCTCGACGACCTGCAGGCTAATTCTCGAGACAAGAATCGGATCTCAGCTCGAATCGTCTTCCCTCGACGATCTCCTCCTGCTCTGCGCTCACAATTCCGGCGAAACAATCTTCGACGTCGACACCGTGCACAGAATCCTTCTGATCTTTTCTCATCAAGAGGAGAGCGACGACGATGACGACGGATCTAATTTCGAATCGGACGGCGGTCACGCGCTGGACAAAGTGGCCAAACTGGTCGACGGCTACCTCGCAGAGATCGCTCCAGACGCCAACCTCAAGCTCGCAAAGTTCATCGCCGTGGCGGACACTCTGCCTGCCTACTCTCGATCATCGCACGACGGATTGTACCGCGCCATCGACATCTACCTCAAA GCGCACGATCAGGCGCTGTCGGAAATGGAGAAGAAGCGGCTCTGCAAGCTGATTGACTTCCACAAGCTCTCGCCGGAAGCCTGCGCCCACGCCGCACAGAACGAGAGGCTCCCCGTGCAAGCGACCGTGCAGGTGCTCTACATCGAGCAGCTGAGACTCCGAAGCACCCTGTGCTGCTCCCCGCCGCCGGAGAAGCTCGGCAGCGGAGCGGTGCTCGTCGCGGGGGGAGTCGCCGGGATCTCCCCCCGCGACAGCTACGCGTGCCTGAGGAGGGAGAACAAGGACCTGAAGCTCGAGCTGGCGAGGATGAGGATCCGGCTGAGCGACCTCGAGAAGGGCCATGCTTGCATGAAGCATGACGTGAACAAGAAATCCCACTCGCGCAAGCTCGTAGTTGCAGTGACGAAGAAGATTCGAAAACTGAACTTGTTTACCGCCGGCAGTCCTTCGAGTAAACATGAACCATAA
- the LOC122002632 gene encoding cysteine proteinase 1-like, whose translation MDLLRLSLSLLLLSSAAIASSFGAADDAKEDQLILQVVDAVEDEASGLSAEAHFASFVRRFGKTYADENERAHRFKVFRKNLLRAARHQMLDPTATHGVTMFSDLTPAEFRRAYLGLRRPSMTSSPEAPILPTNDLPTDFDWRDYGAVAAVKNQGSCGSCWSFSTAAALEGAHFMATGKLESLSEQQLVDCDHECDSDEPDACDQGCNGGLMTTAFKYLLKAGGLQREEDYPYTGTDRGGCKFDKSKIVASVQNFSVVSVDEDQIAANLVKHGPLAIGINAVYMQTYIGGVSCPYICGRHLDHGVLLVGYGSSGYAPIRLKNKPYWIIKNSWGESWGENGYYKICKGRNVCGVDSMVSTVTAVNIQQDQ comes from the exons ATGGATCTCCTCCGCCTCTCGCTCTcgctcctcctcctctcctcggCGGCGATTGCCTCCTCCTTCGGCGCGGCGGACGATGCCAAAGAGGATCAGCTGATCCTGCAGGTGGTGGACGCCGTGGAGGACGAGGCGTCAGGGCTTAGCGCGGAGGCGCACTTCGCCAGCTTCGTAAGGCGGTTCGGGAAAACCTACGCCGACGAGAACGAGCGTGCTCATCGCTTCAAGGTGTTCAGGAAGAACCTCCTCCGGGCGGCGCGGCATCAGATGCTGGACCCCACCGCCACCCATGGAGTCACCATGTTCTCCGATCTAACTCCAGCAGAGTTCCGACGCGCCTACCTCGGTCTCCGCCGCCCGTCTATGACTTCTTCCCCCGAGGCGCCCATCCTTCCGACCAACGACCTGCCTACAGACTTCGATTGGAGGGACTATGGAGCCGTCGCCGCCGTTAAGAATCAG GGGTCGTGTGGATCGTGCTGGTCCTTCAGCACCGCAGCAGCCCTGGAAGGAGCACACTTTATGGCCACTGGAAAACTGGAAAGCCTCAGTGAGCAGCAGTTAGTTGATTGCGATCATGAG TGCGATTCGGACGAACCAGATGCATGCGACCAGGGATGTAATGGCGGTTTAATGACTACTGCATTCAAGTATTTACTCAAAGCTGGTGGGCTTCAGCGTGAGGAAGACTACCCTTACACTGGAACCGACCGAGGTGGTTGCAAGTTTGACAAGTCCAAAATTGTTGCTTCAGTTCAAAACTTCAGTGTCGTCTCTGTTGATGAAGATCAAATTGCTGCTAATTTAGTGAAGCATGGCCCTCTCGCAA TTGGTATAAACGCTGTGTACATGCAAACCTATATCGGAGGTGTTTCGTGCCCTTATATTTGTGGACGGCATTTGGATCACGGGGTGCTGCTGGTGGGTTATGGTTCTTCCGGATACGCCCCAATCCGCCTCAAGAACAAGCCTTACTGGATAATAAAGAACTCCTGGGGAGAGAGCTGGGGTGAGAATGGGTATTACAAGATCTGCAAGGGTCGGAACGTCTGTGGTGTGGATTCCATGGTCTCCACAGTTACTGCAGTTAACATTCAACAAGATCAGTGA